AAGCTTTCCGCTGTTGGCAGTTCCGTTCTTCATCCTCGCCGGCAACCTGATGAATATCGCCGGCGTCACCGGCCGCATCTACGCCTTCGCCGTTTCTCTTGTCGGCTGGATGAAGGGTGGCCTCGCGCAGGTGAACATCATCGGCTCGGTGGTGTTTTCCGGCATGTCGGGCACGGCACTGGCAGATGCCGCGGGAATCGGCACTATCGAGATCAAGGCCATGCGCGATCACGGCTATCCGGTGGAAGCGGCCGTCGGCGTTACCGCGGCCTCTGCCACGCTCGGGCCAATCTTTCCGCCATCGCTGCCCTTCGTCATCTACGGCATGATGGCGAATGTCTCGATCGGCGCCCTGTTCATGGCGGGCATCGTGCCCGGCGTCGTCATGACGGTGCTGATGATGATCACCGTCGCGGTCTTTGCCTATGTCAAACGCTGGGGCTCGGATGCCCCGTTCAGCATCAGGGGCCTGATGGGCGCGTCGTCGGAGGTCCTCGTCGTGATGATGGTCCCGGCCGGCATCTGGGTTCTGCTCACGCTCGGCCTATCGCTCAACCTTGCCATTTTCATTGCACTGGCCGTGCTGCTGATGTGCGACTGGTATTTCAACTTTTCCGCGGTGATGGCGCTGATGACCCCGGTCATCCTGATCGGTGGCATGACCATGGGCTGGTTTACGCCGACGGAAGCAGCCGTCGCGGCCGTTCTCTGGTCACTGTTCCTCGGGATGGTGCGCTACCGGACCATGACATTCAGGAAGATAGCAAAGGCGACCTTCGACACGATTGAAACGACGGCATCCGTCCTGTTCATCGTGGCCGCAGCCTCCGTGTTTGCCTGGCTTTTGACGGTCAGCCAGACGGCGCAGCTTCTGTCGGATGCGATCCTCTCCGTCACCAGCAACAAATGGCTCTTCCTCATCCTGGTGAATCTGCTGATGCTGTTCGTCGGCTGCTTCCTCGATACGATTGCGGCGATCACCATCCTCGTCCCGATCCTGCTGCCGCTGGTCAAGCAGTTCGATATCGATCCGGTGCATTTCGGATTGATAATGACGCTGAACCTGATGATCGGCCTCCTGCATCCGCCGCTCGGCATGGTGCTCTTCGTTCTGTCGCGTGTCGCGCGACTGTCCGTCGAGCGCACGACGATGGCGATCATTCCCTGGCTGGTGCCGCTCATCGTCGCATTGCTGCTGATTACCTTCATCCCGGCCATCACCCTCTGGCTGCCGACGGAGATGGGACTGATCCGCTGAAACCCGGTCCCGTACGGCTGTCTGAAGCGTACGGGGCACGATCTCTCCGATAGGGAAAGGCATCCAAGCATGAAGACGCGCGTCGCTCGTCTCCACGGTATCCGTGACCTCAGGACCGAAGATCTTGACTACCGCATGCCCGGCCCGGGCGAGGTGCTGCTGGCCATGGCGGCGGGCGGCATCTGCGGCTCGGACCTGCATTACTATCAGGATGGTG
This genomic window from Neorhizobium galegae contains:
- a CDS encoding TRAP transporter large permease, yielding MLLLIGSFLVLMLIGLPVAVSMAVSSVLYIVFYDVAPDIIAAQRLIAGVESFPLLAVPFFILAGNLMNIAGVTGRIYAFAVSLVGWMKGGLAQVNIIGSVVFSGMSGTALADAAGIGTIEIKAMRDHGYPVEAAVGVTAASATLGPIFPPSLPFVIYGMMANVSIGALFMAGIVPGVVMTVLMMITVAVFAYVKRWGSDAPFSIRGLMGASSEVLVVMMVPAGIWVLLTLGLSLNLAIFIALAVLLMCDWYFNFSAVMALMTPVILIGGMTMGWFTPTEAAVAAVLWSLFLGMVRYRTMTFRKIAKATFDTIETTASVLFIVAAASVFAWLLTVSQTAQLLSDAILSVTSNKWLFLILVNLLMLFVGCFLDTIAAITILVPILLPLVKQFDIDPVHFGLIMTLNLMIGLLHPPLGMVLFVLSRVARLSVERTTMAIIPWLVPLIVALLLITFIPAITLWLPTEMGLIR